A genome region from Prionailurus bengalensis isolate Pbe53 chromosome B4, Fcat_Pben_1.1_paternal_pri, whole genome shotgun sequence includes the following:
- the LOC122472197 gene encoding calmodulin-like protein 3: MADQLTEEQVAEFREAFCLFDKDGDGAITTQELGTVMRSLGQNPTEAELRDMVGEIDRDGNGSVDFPEFLGMMAQQLRGRDSEEQIREAFRVFDKDGNGLVSAAELRHVMTRLGEKLSDDEVDEMIRAADVDGDGQVNYEEFVHMLVSK, from the coding sequence ATGGCCGACCAGCTGACAGAGGAACAGGTGGCTGAGTTCAGGGAGGCCTTCTGCCTGTTCGACAAGGACGGGGACGGCGCCATCACCACCCAGGAGCTGGGCACCGTCATGCGGTCCCTGGGCCAGAACCCCACGGAGGCCGAGCTCCGGGACATGGTGGGCGAGATCGACCGTGACGGCAACGGCTCCGTGGACTTCCCCGAGTTCCTGGGCATGATGGCCCAGCagctgaggggcagggacagCGAGGAGCAGATCCGGGAGGCCTTCCGCGTGTTCGACAAGGACGGCAACGGCCTGGTGAGCGCGGCCGAGCTGCGACACGTGATGACCAGGCTCGGGGAGAAGCTGAGCGACGACGAGGTGGACGAGATGATCCGGGCCGCCGACGTGGACGGGGACGGCCAGGTCAACTACGAGGAGTTCGTGCACATGCTGGTCTCCAAGTGA